A genomic window from Lotus japonicus ecotype B-129 chromosome 1, LjGifu_v1.2 includes:
- the LOC130728848 gene encoding heat shock cognate 70 kDa protein-like, with translation MAKKYEGPAIGIDLGTTYSCVAIWQGQNNRAEIIHNEQGNRTTPSFVAFTDTQRLIGDAAKNQAASNPSNTVFDAKRLIGRKYSDSVIQDDVKLWPFEVIAGTDDKPTIVVNYKGEEKHLAPEEISSMVLTKMKEIAEAFLGSTVKNAVITVPAYFNDSQRKATKDAGVIAGLNVMRIINEPTAAGLAYGLQKKSSFDGKCNVFIFDLGGGTFDVSLLTIEDDNFEVKATAGDTHLGGEDFDNRMVNHFVNEFKRKHKKDISGNPRALRRLRSACERAKRTLSFAVDTNIEVDALYESTDFCSTITRARFDELNADLFTKCMVTVERCLNDSKMDKSDIDDVVLVGGSSRIPKVQELLQDFFEGKELCKGINPDEAVAYGAAVQAALLTEGTNNVPNLVLMDVTPLSLGISIKGDLMSVMIPRNSTIPTKKEHVYFTGYDNQLSAAINVYEGERTRASENNLLGLFSLAVPPAPRLLPIKVCFSTDEDGILNVSAEEETTGNKRDITITNEDGRLSSEEIQRMILEAENFKVEDMEFQKKAKAMNTLDDYLFNMIKLMQDKSVSSKLPPMEQVKINSAIVKGQNLLDDAQLEETIVFVEFLRELKSIFEPAMDRIGRKLG, from the exons ATGGCAAAAAAATATGAGGGTCCTGCAATAGGAATTGATTTAGGCACTACCTATTCATGTGTTGCTATATGGCAAGGACAGAACAATCGAGCTGAGATCATTCATAATGAACAAGGAAATAGGACTACCCCTTCTTTTGTTGCTTTCACTGATACACAAAGATTGATTGGTGATGCTGCCAAAAATCAAGCTGCATCAAATCCTTCAAACACTGTCTTTG ATGCAAAGAGATTGATTGGAAGGAAATATAGCGATTCAGTTATTCAAGATGATGTTAAGCTGTGGCCCTTTGAGGTTATTGCTGGAACTGATGACAAACCCACCATTGTCGTTAACTACAAGGGTGAGGAAAAACACCTTGCTCCTGAGGAAATCTCATCCATGGTTCTTACAAAGATGAAGGAGATTGCTGAGGCATTCTTGGGGTCTACAGTGAAGAATGCAGTTATCACTGTGCCAGCTTACTTCAATGATTCTCAGCGAAAAGCCACTAAAGACGCAGGTGTCATTGCTGGCCTCAATGTCATGCGGATAATCAATGAACCGACGGCTGCAGGTCTCGCATATGGCCTTCAGAAGAAATCTAGTTTTGATGGTAAGTGCAATGTGTTCATCTTTGATCTTGGTGGCGGCACTTTCGATGTGTCTCTGCTCACAATTGAGgatgataactttgaagtaaaGGCCACTGCTGGTGATACACACCTCGGAGGAGAGGACTTTGATAACAGAATGGTTAACCATTTTGTTAATGAGTTTAAGAGGAAGCACAAGAAGGACATTAGTGGGAACCCCAGAGCCTTAAGAAGATTGAGAAGTGCTTGTGAGAGGGCGAAAAGGACACTCTCATTTGCGGTTGACACAAATATTGAAGTTGATGCTTTATATGAGAGCACTGACTTCTGTTCGACAATTACACGTGCCAGATTTGACGAGCTCAACGCGGATCTATTTACAAAGTGTATGGTGACAGTTGAGAGGTGTCTTAATGATTCTAAGATGGACAAGAGTGACATAGATGATGTTGTTCTTGTCGGTGGCTCTTCTAGGATTCCCAAAGTTCAGGAACTATTGCAGGATTTTTTTGAAGGTAAGGAACTGTGCAAGGGGATCAATCCTGATGAAGCTGTTGCTTATGGTGCAGCTGTGCAAGCTGCATTGTTGACCGAAGGAACTAACAATGTTCCAAACTTGGTGTTGATGGATGTTACTCCTTTGTCTCTTGGTATATCAATAAAAGGAGATCTCATGAGTGTAATGATCCCTAGAAACTCTACCATTCCAACAAAGAAGGAACATGTATACTTCACAGGTTATGATAACCAACTATCTGCTGCAATCAATGTTTATGAGGGTGAGAGAACAAGAGCCAGTGAAAACAACTTGCTGGGTTTGTTTAGTCTTGCAGTTCCCCCGGCTCCTCGACTACTTCCGATCAAAGTATGCTTTTCTACAGATGAAGATGGTATTTTAAATGTGTCTGCGGAGGAAGAAACAACTGGGAATAAGAGAGATATTACAATTACAAATGAAGATGGAAGACTTTCAAGTGAAGAAATTCAGAGAATGATTCTGGAAGCTGAGAATTTCAAGGTTGAGGATATGGAGTTCCAGAAGAAGGCGAAAGCAATGAATACTCTGGATGATTACCTTTTCAATATGATCAAACTTATGCAGGATAAGAGTGTCAGTTCTAAGCTTCCCCCAATGGAGCAAGTTAAGATCAATTCAGCTATTGTGAAGGGCCAAAATTTGCTTGATGATGCCCAGCTTGAGGAGACAATTGTATTTGTTGAGTTTTTAAGGGAGCTTAAGAGCATTTTTGAACCTGCTATGGATAGGATTGGAAGAAAATTGGGTTGA
- the LOC130728845 gene encoding heat shock 70 kDa protein 4-like produces the protein MAKKYEGPAIGIDLGTTYSCVAVWQEQNNRAEIIFNEQGNKTTPSFVAFTDTQRLIGDAAKNQAAANPSNTIFDAKRLIGRKYNDPIIQDDIKLWPFKVIAGTDEKPSIVVNYKGEEKRLVPEEVSSMVLSKMKEIAEAFLGSPVKNAVITVPAYFNDSQRKATKDAGAIAGLNVMRIINEPTAAGLAYGLQKKSSFNEKRNVFIFDLGGGTFDVSLLTIKDDNFEVKATAGDTHLGGEDFDNRMVDHFVKEFKRKYKKDISEDPRALRRLRTACERAKRTLSFSVDTTIEVDALFVNTDFSSTITRARFEELNMDLFIKCMETVERCLNDSKIDKSDIDDVVLVGGSSRIPKVMELLEEFFKGKDLCKSINPDEAVAYGAAVQAALLTEGVNNVPNLVLMDVTPLSLGINTKGDLMSVVIPKNSTIPVKNTQVYSTIEDNQLSALIEVYEGERTIATENNLLGLFNLSVPPALRGLPIKVSFAIDFDGILNVSAEEETTGNKKEISITNEDGRLSTEEIERMIQEAESFKAEDMKFQKKVKAVNAVDDYVYNMKRVMKDKSVSSKLSPMDQVKINSAILKGENLLDGEQQQDAFVFVDLLRELKNMFQPAMAKINKGLTDEDSDEDYY, from the exons ATGGCCAAAAAATATGAGGGACCTGCAATAGGAATTGATTTAGGCACCACCTATTCATGTGTTGCTGTTTGGCAGGAACAGAACAATAGAGCTGAGATCATTTTCAACGAACAAGGAAATAAAACTACTCCTTCCTTTGTTGCTTTCACTGATACTCAAAGATTGATTGGTGATGCTGCCAAAAATCAAGCTGCAGCAAACCCATCAAATACTATCTTtg ATGCAAAGAGGTTAATTGGTAGGAAATACAACGATCCCATTATTCAGGATGATATTAAGCTGTGGCCCTTTAAGGTCATTGCTGGAACTGATGAAAAACCCTCTATTGTTGTTAACTACAAGGGTGAGGAGAAGCGCCTTGTCCCTGAGGAAGTCTCATCCATGGTTCTGTCAAAGATGAAGGAGATTGCTGAGGCCTTTTTGGGGTCACCAGTGAAAAATGCAGTTATCACTGTGCCGGCTTATTTCAATGATTCTCAGCGAAAAGCCACCAAAGATGCTGGTGCTATTGCTGGCCTCAATGTTATGCGGATAATCAATGAACCAACTGCTGCAGGTCTTGCTTATGGCCTTCAGAAGAAATCTAGTTTTAATGAAAAGCGAAATGTGTTCATCTTTGATCTCGGTGGCGGCACATTTGATGTGTCTCTTCTCACAATAAAAGATGATAATTTTGAAGTGAAGGCCACTGCTGGTGATACTCACCTTGGAGGAGAGGACTTTGACAACAGAATGGTGGATCATTTTGTTAAGGAGTTTAAGAGAAAGTACAAGAAGGATATTAGTGAGGACCCAAGAGCCCTGAGGAGGTTGAGAACTGCCTGTGAGAGGGCAAAAAGGACACTCTCATTTTCTGTAGATACCACAATTGAGGTTGATGCTTTATTTGTGAATACTGACTTCTCTTCAACAATTACTCGCGCCAGGTTTGAGGAACTCAACATGGATCTATTTATAAAGTGTATGGAGACAGTTGAGAGGTGTCTTAATGATTCTAAGATAGACAAGagtgatattgatgatgttgtCCTTGTTGGTGGTTCTTCTAGGATTCCCAAAGTTATGGAGTTATTGGAGGAATTTTTCAAGGGTAAGGATCTGTGCAAGAGCATCAACCCCGATGAGGCTGTAGCTTATGGTGCAGCTGTCCAAGCTGCTTTGTTGACTGAAGGTGTTAATAATGTTCCAAACTTGGTGTTGATGGATGTGACACCACTGTCTCTTGGTATAAACACAAAAGGAGATCTCATGAGTGTAGTGATTCCTAAGAATTCTACAATTCCTGTTAAGAACACACAAGTATACTCTACAATTGAGGATAACCAATTATCAGCCTTGATTGAGGTTTATGAGGGCGAGAGGACTATAGCAACTGAAAACAACTTGCTGGGTTTGTTTAATCTTTCAGTTCCTCCTGCTCTGCGAGGCCTTCCTATCAAAGTAAGCTTTGCTATAGATTTTGATGGTATATTAAATGTCTCTGCAGAGGAAGAAACCACTGGTAATAAAAAAGAGATTAGTATAACAAATGAAGATGGAAGGCTTTCAACTGAAGAAATTGAGAGAATGATTCAAGAAGCTGAGAGTTTCAAGGCTGAAGATATGAAGTTCCAGAAGAAGGTGAAAGCAGTGAATGCTGTTGATGATTATGTTTACAATATGAAAAGAGTAATGAAGGATAAGTCTGTTAGTTCTAAGCTTTCCCCGATGGACCAAGTCAAGATCAATTCAGCAATTTTAAAGGGGGAAAATTTGCTTGATGGTGAACAGCAGCAAGATGCGTTTGTGTTTGTGGACTTGTTAAGGGAGCTTAAGAACATGTTTCAACCTGCTATGGCCAAGATCAACAAGGGTCTGACTGATGAGGATAGTGATGAggattattattaa
- the LOC130728847 gene encoding heat shock 70 kDa protein 4-like produces MTEKYAACAIGIDLGTTYSCVGVWQEQQDRVEIIHNDQGNNTTPSFVAFTDKQRLIGEAAKNQAATNPDNTVFDAKRLIGRKFSDPIIQKDILLWPFKVIGDVNDKPMIVVSYKGQEKELSAEEISSMVLIKMKEIAEAFLEAPVKNAVVTVPAYFNDSQRKATKDAGAIAGLNVIRIINEPTAAAIAYGLENRTRCVGERNVFVFDLGGGTFDVSLVTIKDNVFEVKATSGNTHLGGEDFDNRMVEYLAREFKKKHKMDIKGNAKALRKLRKACERAKRTLSFAVDTTIEVDALFEGIDFSFPISRGRFEKINMDLFEECMETVERCLTDAKMKKSSVDDVVLIGGSSRIPKVQQLLQDFFNGMELCRSINPDEAVACGAAVQAALLSEGVKNVPKIALSDVTPLSLGIAEEGDLMSVVIPRNTTIPVKKTEEYVTIYDDQSSLLVEVYEGERSRASYNNLLGYFYLTGITPAPRGHPHDVCFAIDENGILTVSAKEKTNGNMNEITITNDTGRLSPEKIRRLIEEAENYKAEDMKFKKKVKVMKDMEDYLYDMKKLVTDKGVSSKLSTVDQVKINSAIVKGKILLGGDQQEDTFVFVNMLRELKSIFEPAMAKINNGWTNEESDND; encoded by the exons ATGACAGAAAAATATGCAGCATGCGCCATAGGAATTGACCTTGGTACCACTTATTCATGCGTTGGAGTGTGGCAGGAGCAACAAGATAGAGTGGAGATTATCCACAATGACCAAGGCAACAATACCACACCTTCTTTTGTTGCCTTCACAGATAAACAAAGGTTGATTGGGGAAGCTGCTAAAAATCAAGCTGCTACCAATCCAGACAACACTGTTTTTG ATGCTAAGAGGTTAATTGGAAGGAAATTTAGTGACCCCATTATTCAAAAAGATATTTTATTGTGGCCCTTCAAAGTCATTGGCGATGTTAATGACAAACCCATGATTGTCGTTAGCTACAAAGGCCAAGAGAAGGAACTTTCAGCGGAGGAAATTTCATCTATGGTTCTCATAAAGATGAAGGAGATTGCAGAGGCATTTTTGGAGGCACCTGTGAAGAATGCAGTTGTCACTGTTCCTGCTTATTTTAATGACTCGCAGAGAAAAGCCACCAAGGATGCCGGTGCCATTGCTGGCCTCAATGTTATTCGTATAATCAATGAACCAACTGCTGCAGCTATTGCATATGGCCTTGAAAACAGAACACGTTGTGTTGGAGAAAGAAATGTTTTTGTGTTTGACCTTGGTGGGGGTACTTTTGATGTGTCTCTGGTTACAATTAAGGATAACGTCTTTGAAGTTAAGGCCACTTCTGGAAACACTCACCTTGGGGGAGAGGACTTTGATAATAGAATGGTAGAATATTTGGCAAGGGAGTTCAAGAAGAAGCACAAAATGGACATCAAGGGGAATGCAAAAGCTCTGAGGAAGTTGAGAAAAGCATGTGAGAGGGCGAAAAGGACACTCAGTTTTGCTGTTGATACCACCATTGAGGTAGACGCTTTATTCGAGGGAATAGACTTTAGTTTTCCAATCTCTCGTGGGAGGTTTGAGAAGATCAACATGGATCTATTTGAGGAGTGTATGGAGACTGTGGAGAGGTGTCTTACTGATGctaagatgaagaagagtagTGTGGATGATGTCGTTCTTATTGGTGGTTCTTCTAGGATTCCCAAAGTGCAGCAGCTATTACAAGATTTCTTCAATGGGATGGAATTGTGTAGGAGCATTAACCCTGATGAGGCTGTTGCATGTGGTGCAGCCGTCCAGGCTGCTTTGTTGAGCGAGGGCGTTAAGAATGTTCCAAAGATAGCTCTTTCGGATGTTACACCTCTTTCACTAGGTATTGCAGAAGAAGGAGATCTCATGAGTGTTGTGATTCCTAGGAACACTACCATTCCTGTGAAGAAAACAGAAGAATACGTTACAATTTATGATGACCAATCCAGCCTTTTAGTCGAGGTTTATGAGGGTGAGAGATCAAGAGCCAGTTATAACAATTTGTTGGGTTATTTTTATCTTACTGGCATTACTCCCGCTCCTCGTGGTCATCCTCATGATGTATGCTTCGCTATTGATGAAAATGGTATCCTCACTGTTTCTGCTAAGGAAAAAACTAATGGCAATATGAATGAGATTACCATAACCAATGACACAGGAAGACTGTCACCCGAAAAAATCAGAAGATTGATTGAAGAAGCTGAGAATTACAAGGCAGAAGATATGAAGTTCAAAAAGAAGGTTAAAGTAATGAAGGACATGGAGGATTACCTTTATGATATGAAAAAGCTTGTTACGGATAAGGGTGTCAGTTCTAAGCTTTCTACAGTGGACCAAGTTAAGATCAATTCAGCTATTGTAAAGGGAAAAATATTGCTTGGTGGTGACCAGCAGGAAGATACGTTTGTATTTGTGAACATGTTAAGAGAGCTTAAGAGCATATTTGAACCTGCAATGGCCAAGATTAATAATGGTTGGACTAATGAGGAAAGTGATAATGATTGA
- the LOC130717546 gene encoding uncharacterized protein LOC130717546, producing MESGMFEDEFQNDGSFLHDEFEDGENFEDTENETSDATDDPKRQDLNGEVTERRMWAKQVPKLPVTEQIIVPFKGNQPVGTDIDGLLGQYLGRLASNHKLLPISFKKWPEVVKTYKDWVWEKHIKVKFWWEPIHEAAARTSFMMDMGKKWRENRIRLFHTKFDKTLSREENIRNPPLSIPPTEWAAFIDYRLEEDTMKKSKQNAANRAKLTITIPVALRN from the exons ATGGAGTCTGGCATGTTTGAGGATGAGTTTCAAAATGATGGTTCTTTTCTACACGATGAGTTTGAGGATGGTGAGAATTTTGAGGATACTGAGAATGAGACATCAGATGCAACTGATGATCCAAAACGACAAG ATTTGAATGGAGAAGTGACAGAACGTCGTATGTGGGCTAAACAAGTTCCTAAACTTCCTGTTACGGAGCAAATTATAGTTCCTTTTAAAGGAAATCAGCCTGTTGGAACTGATATTGATGGGCTCTTAGGACAATATCTGGGTCGATTAGCTTCTAACCACAAATTACTTCCTATTAGTTTCAAGAAGTGGCCTGAGGTGGTTAAGACATACAAAGATTGGGTTTGGGAAAAACACATTAAG GTCAAGTTTTGGTGGGAGCCAATCCATGAAGCAGCAGCAAGAACAAGCTTTATGATGGATATGGGGAAAAAATGGAGGGAGAATAGGATACGGTTGTTCCACACCAAGTTTGACAAGACATTAAGTCGTGAAGAAAATATCAGAAATCCTCCATTGTCAATTCCACCAACAGAGTGGGCTGCCTTTATAGATTATCGATTGGAAGAGGACACTAtg AAAAAAAGCAAACAAAATGCAGCAAATAGAGCAAAGCTTACGATTACCATACCGGTGGCTCTAAGAAACTAA
- the LOC130728849 gene encoding heat shock cognate 70 kDa protein-like: MKRRYEGFAVGIDLGTTYSCVGVWQDQHRRVEIIHNDQGNKTTPSFVAFTENQRLIGDTALNQASANPDNTVFDAKRLIGRKFSDPVVQNDVMLWPFKVIAGVNDNPMIVVKYKGQEKKLSAEEISSMVLTKMRESAEAYLEAPVKNAVITVPAYFNDAQRKATIDAGTIAGLNVMRIINEPTAAALAYGLDKRIDCVGERNIFVFDLGGGTFDVSLLTIKDKVFRVRATAGNTHLGGADFDNRMVDYFVEEFKRKNKVDIRGNSRALRRLRNACEKAKRTLSYAVVTTMEIDGLFQGIDFHSSITRAKFEEINMNLFEECIKTVDRCLNDAKMDKSSVDDAVLVGGSSRIPKVQQLLQDFFKGKELCKSINPDEAVAYGAAVQAALLSEGIKNVPNLVLLDVTPLSLGWGLIRDRMSVVIPKNTAIPVKETKEYVTVKDNQPGLLIKVYEGERTRASDNHCLGCFTLSGLPSVPRGHPYNVCFAIDENGILTVSAEEKTTGNKSKITITNDKGRLSSKAIQRMIEEAAIYNDDDKKFLRKANAMNALDDYVYKIRNALQKEGINPKLCLQENEKINSAITKATNLLGDSNQQGELDVIEDYVKELESIFEDIMGKIG, translated from the exons ATGAAGAGAAGATATGAAGGATTCGCCGTGGGAATCGATCTGGGCACGACGTATTCATGCGTCGGAGTGTGGCAGGATCAACACAGGAGAGTGGAGATTATCCACAACGATCAAGGCAACAAGACAACACCTTCTTTTGTTGCTTTCACTGAAAATCAAAGGTTGATTGGTGATACTGCTCTAAATCAGGCTTCTGCTAACCCAGACAACACTGTTTTTG ATGCAAAGAGATTAATTGGTAGGAAATTCAGTGATCCTGTGGTTCAAAATGATGTGATGTTGTGGCCATTCAAGGTCATTGCTGGTGTTAACGACAACCCTATGATTGTTGTTAAGTACAAAGGTCAGGAGAAGAAGCTTTCAGCTGAGGAAATCTCATCTATGGTCCTCACAAAGATGCGGGAGAGTGCAGAGGCATATTTGGAAGCCCCTGTGAAGAATGCTGTTATTACTGTGCCTGCTTACTTCAATGATGCCCAGAGAAAAGCCACCATAGATGCCGGTACCATTGCTGGCCTCAATGTTATGCGGATAATCAATGAACCCACTGCTGCAGCTCTTGCATATGGCCTTGACAAGAGAATCGACTGTGTTGGAGAACGGAATATTTTTGTATTTGATCTTGGTGGAGGTACTTTTGATGTGTCTCTCCTTACAATTAAGGATAAGGTCTTCAGAGTTAGGGCCACGGCTGGAAACACTCACCTTGGGGGAGCGGACTTTGACAACAGAATGGTGGACTACTTTGTAGAAGAGTTTAAAAGAAAGAACAAAGTTGACATTAGAGGGAACTCAAGAGCACTAAGGAGGTTGAGAAATGCGTGTGAGAAGGCGAAAAGGACACTCTCTTATGCTGTTGTCACAACAATGGAGATAGATGGCTTGTTTCAGGGCATTGACTTCCATTCGTCGATTACTCGTGCCAAGTTTGAGGAGATCAATATGAATCTTTTTGAAGAGTGTATAAAGACTGTTGACAGGTGTCTTAATGATGCTAAGATGGACAAGAGTAGTGTGGATGATGCTGTCCTTGTTGGTGGTTCTTCTAGGATTCCCAAAGTGCAGCAGTTATTGCAGGACTTCTTCAAAGGAAAGGAACTGTGCAAGAGCATTAACCCTGATGAGGCTGTTGCTTATGGTGCAGCGGTCCAGGCTGCATTGTTGAGCGAGGGCATTAAGAATGTTCCAAACTTGGTCCTATTAGACGTTACCCCGCTGTCCTTAGGTTGGGGGCTAATAAGAGATCGCATGAGTGTAGTGATTCCTAAGAATACTGCTATTCCGGTGAAGGAGACAAAAGAATACGTTACAGTTAAAGATAACCAACCCGGTCTCTTGATTAAGGTTTATGAGGGTGAGAGAACAAGAGCCAGTGATAACCATTGTCTGGGTTGTTTTACTCTTTCTGGCCTGCCTTCTGTTCCTCGCGGCCATCCTTACAATGTATGCTTTGCTATCGATGAAAATGGCATCCTAACTGTTTCTGCGGAGGAAAAAACCACTGGAAATAAGAGCAAGATTACCATAACTAATGACAAAGGAAGACTGTCATCCAAAGCAATTCAGAGAATGATTGAAGAGGCTGCAATATACAATGATGATGATAAGAAGTTCCTCAGGAAGGCCAATGCAATGAATGCTTTGGATGATTACGTTTACAAGATTAGGAATGCATTACAAAAGGAAGGTATCAATCCAAAGCTTTGCTTacaagaaaatgagaagatcAATTCTGCTATTACCAAGGCCACGAATTTGCTTGGTGATAGTAACCAACAGGGTGAACTAGATGTGATTGAGGATTATGTGAAGGAGCTTGAGAGCATCTTTGAAGACATTATGGGCAAGATTGGCTAG
- the LOC130728844 gene encoding heat shock cognate 70 kDa protein-like: MAKTYEGPAIGIDLGTTYSCVAIWEEQNNRAEIIHNEQGNRTTPSLVAFTDTQRLIGDAAKNQAATNPSNTVFDAKRLIGRKYSDSVVQDDVKLWPFQVIAGTDDKPTIVVKYKGEEKYLVPEDTSSMVLTNMKEIVEAFLGSPVKNAVITVPAYFNDSQRKATKDAGAIAGLNVMRIINEPTAAGLAYGLQKKSTFVGKRNVFIFDLGGGTFDVSILIIEDDSFEVKATAGDTHLGGEDFDNILVDHFVKEFKRKHKKDISGNPRALRRLRSVCEKAKRTLSFASDTIIEVDALFESTDLFSTITRAKFEELNIDLFKKCMEIVERCLEDSKMDKSDIDDVVLVGGSSRIPKVQELLKDFFKGKELCKGINPDEAVAYGAAVQAALLSECAIKNFPNLVLLDITPLSLGWRLKRDHMSVVIPRNTTIPIKMTKDYVTVEDNQSIVLIEVYEGERTRASDNNLLGSFHLSGLPPAPRGHPIYVCFAIDENGILTVSAEEKTTGNKNETTITNETNRLSAKEFRRMIQEAEDHEVDDMKFKNKVTAMNDLDLYLYNMNKSMKDKCVSSKLPSMVQDKINSAIVKGKSLLDDGQQLETSVFVEFLMELKSIFEPAMAKKSNATRTWGKLKKLI, from the exons ATGGCCAAAACATATGAGGGACCTGCTATAGGAATTGATTTAGGGACCACGTACTCATGTGTTGCTATATGGGAAGAACAGAACAATCGAGCAGAAATCATTCACAATGAACAAGGAAATAGAACCACGCCTTCCTTGGTTGCTTTCACTGATACCCAAAGATTGATTGGTGATGCTGCTAAAAATCAGGCTGCAACAAACCCATCAAACACTGTCTTTG ATGCAAAGAGGTTGATTGGTAGGAAATACAGTGATTCAGTTGTTCAGGATGATGTTAAGCTCTGGCCTTTTCAGGTCATTGCTGGAACTGATGACAAACCCACTATTGTTGTTAAGTACAAAGGTGAGGAAAAATACCTTGTTCCTGAGGATACCTCATCCATGGTTCTCACAAATATGAAGGAGATTGTTGAGGCCTTTTTGGGATCACCTGTGAAGAATGCAGTTATCACTGTGCCTGCTTATTTCAATGACTCTCAGCGAAAAGCCACCAAAGATGCGGGTGCCATTGCTGGTCTCAACGTGATGAGGATAATCAATGAACCGACCGCTGCAGGTCTTGCATATGGTCTTCAGAAGAAATCTACTTTTGTTGGAAAGCGAAATGTATTCATCTTTGATCTCGGTGGGGGCACATTCGATGTGTCTATTCTCATAATTGAGGATGATAGCTTCGAAGTGAAAGCCACTGCTGGTGATACTCACCTTGGAGGAGAGGACTTTGATAACATACTGGTGGACCATTTTGTTAAGGAGTTTAAGAGGAAGCACAAGAAGGACATTAGTGGGAACCCAAGAGCCTTAAGGAGGTTGAGAAGTGTGTGTGAGAAAGCAAAGAGGACACTCTCATTTGCCAGTGATACCATAATTGAGGTAGATGCTTTGTTTGAGAGCACTGACTTGTTTTCAACAATTACTCGTGCCAAATTTGAGGAGCTGAACATTGATCTCTTTAAGAAGTGTATGGAGATAGTTGAGAGGTGTCTTGAAGACTCTAAGATGGACAAGAGTGACATAGATGATGTTGTACTTGTTGGTGGATCTTCTAGGATTCCCAAAGTTCAGGAACTATTGAAGGATTTTTTCAAAGGTAAGGAACTATGCAAGGGGATCAATCCTGATGAGGCTGTTGCTTATGGTGCAGCTGTGCAAGCTGCTTTGTTGAGTGAATGTGCCATTAAGAATTTTCCGAACTTAGTGCTATTGGATATTACCCCGTTGTCTTTAGGTTGGAGGCTAAAAAGAGATCACATGAGTGTAGTGATTCCTAGGAATACTACCATTCCTATAAAGATGACAAAGGATTATGTTACAGTTGAAGATAACCAATCTATTGTCTTGATTGAGGTTTATGAGGGTGAGAGAACTAGAGCAAGTGATAACAATTTGTTAGGCTCTTTTCATCTTTCTGGCCTCCCTCCTGCTCCTCGTGGCCATCCTATTTATGTATGCTTTGCTATAGATGAAAATGGCATCCTAACTGTTTCTGCTGAGGAAAAAACCACAGGGAATAAGAATGAGACAACTATAACCAATGAAACCAACAGGCTGTCAGCTAAAGAATTCAGAAGAATGATTCAAGAAGCTGAGGATCATGAGGTTGATGATATGAAGTTCAAGAACAAGGTGACAGCAATGAATGATCTTGATCTTTACCTTTACAATATGAACAAAAGTATGAAAGATAAGTGTGTGAGTTCTAAGCTTCCCTCAATGGTCCAAGATAAGATCAATTCAGCTATTGTAAAGGGCAAAAGTTTGCTTGATGATGGCCAGCAGCTAGAGACATCTGTATTTGTTGAGTTTCTAATGGAGCTCAAGAGCATTTTTGAACCTGCTATGGCCAAGAAATCAAATGCTACTAGGACCTGGGGCAAGTTGAAGAAGCTTATATAG